A segment of the Nitrospina gracilis 3/211 genome:
GAGAAGTTGGTCGAGGTAATGGCTGATCTGTATAATGTCCATGCTCGAAGTATAGCAAAATGCCGGGCCGGGGCAACCGACCGCAACGTCACAAATTTTAAAGCCGTTAAATGACCGCATTCATCATCCGCAATATCGGCCAGCGCATCATCCTGCTGGTGTTCATCTCCATCATCGCGCACACCATCGTGCACCTGGCGCCCGGCGAGCCGAGCCTGGTCGATCCCGCCAACCCGCGCATGAAGGCGGAAGACATCCAGCGTATCCGCGACGCCTTCCACCTCGACGACCCCATGCACGTGCAGTACTTCTACTGGATGCGCGACCTGTTCACCGGGCAGTTGAAATCGTTCAAGGACAACCAGCCGGTGCTGGCGAAAATCTGGGACCGTTTCCTGAATTCCCTGCCGCTGTTCCTCGTCGCCACGCTCATCACCTGGAGCATCGCGTTTCCCATGGGCATCAAGGCGGCGATCCACCGCAACTCGGCGTTCGACCGCTCGACCACGTTCCTCTCGTACGCATTGATCTCGATCCCCGGCTTCTTCCTCGCGTACATCCTCATCATCTTCGTGGTGCAGAACCTCAACGTGTCGGTGATCGGCAGGCAGACGTTCGGTTTCGAGGACGCGGGCCTGCTGTTTAAGTCGATGGACTACGTCTGGCACCTCACCCTGCCCTCCCTGATGACGGCCATCACCGGGCTCGCGGTGCTGTCGCGTTACGTGCGCTCGCAAATGCTGGAGGTGATCAATCAGGACTACATCCGCACCGCCCGCGCCAAGGGACTGGACGAAGACACGGTGATTTACCGCCACGGCCTGCGCAACGCCTTGTTGCCGTTCATCACCATGTTCGGCCTGATGATCCCCGGCCTCATCGGCGGGTCGGTTATTTTCGAAACCATCTTCGCCTGGCCGGGCATGGGACGCCTCGGCTACGAAGCGATCCTGGCGCGGGATTTCCCGGTGATCCTCACGCTCAACTTCATCGCCGCGGTGCTGACGCTCATCGGCACGCTGGTGTCGGACATCCTGTACGCGGTGGCCGACCCGCGCATCAAATTCTGAGGACCGTATGAACGAAGCCGCATCGCCCACAGCCGAAACGCTTGCCGCCGAAGGCATGGTGCCGGAGGAGACTCCGTTCCAGGAACGCTGGCGCGTCTTCAGTCGAAACAAAATGGCTCTGGCGTCGATGTGGTTCCTCGCGTTCCTGTTCGTCGTCGCCGTCGGCGGCAAACTGCTCACCATGCACCACGAGCGGTTCGATCCCACCACCGTGCGGCTGGCGGAAAAGTTCAAACCGCCCATGACTCCCTACAACACCGAACTGGTGAA
Coding sequences within it:
- a CDS encoding ABC transporter permease — its product is MTAFIIRNIGQRIILLVFISIIAHTIVHLAPGEPSLVDPANPRMKAEDIQRIRDAFHLDDPMHVQYFYWMRDLFTGQLKSFKDNQPVLAKIWDRFLNSLPLFLVATLITWSIAFPMGIKAAIHRNSAFDRSTTFLSYALISIPGFFLAYILIIFVVQNLNVSVIGRQTFGFEDAGLLFKSMDYVWHLTLPSLMTAITGLAVLSRYVRSQMLEVINQDYIRTARAKGLDEDTVIYRHGLRNALLPFITMFGLMIPGLIGGSVIFETIFAWPGMGRLGYEAILARDFPVILTLNFIAAVLTLIGTLVSDILYAVADPRIKF